From Musa acuminata AAA Group cultivar baxijiao chromosome BXJ3-8, Cavendish_Baxijiao_AAA, whole genome shotgun sequence, one genomic window encodes:
- the LOC135645104 gene encoding cytochrome b561 and DOMON domain-containing protein At4g12980-like has product MMMMRRMISRALLGPMAALGFRLSLLLLLSAVGYAGAAGACSSVAFSSNRVYAACSDLPRLSSSLHWSYDNASATLSLAFVAPPAKPEGWVAWAINPTGDGMTGSQALIAFHQPDGAMGVQTYNITGLGPIAKGPIDFKTWDLAAEYSGGVTRLYGKMKLAAGTTVVKQVWQVGSAVANGVPQKHDFLQDNLQSKGTVDLVKGAVSLSGGSTTRKRNVHGVLNAVSWGILLPIGAIFARYLKTFKSADPAWFYLHVSCQIIGYGVGVGGWATGLNLGSKSKGIQYTTHRNIGIALFSLATLQVFALFMRPSKDNKYRFYWNIYHHLVGYTVIVLGIVNVFKGLKILSTDHKWTVGYIIAICILGGVALFLEAVTWLIVLKRKSKNPTKPSDGSNSNGVQRPLSV; this is encoded by the exons atgatgatgatgaggaggatgATAAGTAGGGCTTTGCTTGGACCAATGGCCGCTTTAGGGTTTCGCTTATCTCTACTCCTTCTCCTTTCCGCCGTAGGATACGCAGGCGCTGCCGGTGCGTGCTCCTCCGTGGCCTTCTCCTCGAACCGCGTCTATGCCGCCTGTAGCGACCTCCCCCGCCTTTCCTCCTCGCTCCACTGGTCCTACGACAACGCCTCGGCCACCCTCTCCCTCGCGTTCGTCGCGCCGCCCGCGAAGCCGGAGGGGTGGGTCGCGTGGGCGATCAACCCCACCGGCGACGGCATGACTGGGTCCCAGGCCCTCATCGCGTTCCACCAGCCGGACGGAGCGATGGGGGTGCAGACGTACAACATCACCGGGCTCGGGCCCATCGCGAAGGGGCCGATCGACTTCAAGACGTGGGATCTGGCGGCCGAATACTCCGGCGGAGTCACGCGGCTCTACGGGAAGATGAAGCTGGCGGCAGGGACGACGGTTGTGAAGCAGGTGTGGCAAGTGGGGTCGGCGGTGGCGAATGGGGTTCCCCAAAAGCACGACTTCCTGCAGGACAACCTGCAGTCCAAAGGAACGGTGGATCTCGTTAAGGGAGCGGTCTCCCTGTCCGGGGGTTCCACTACCAGAAAAAGGAAT GTGCATGGAGTTTTGAACGCTGTGAGTTGGGGGATCTTGCTTCCGATTGGTGCGATCTTTGCTAGATATCTGAAAACATTCAAGTCCGCAGACCCTGCATGGTTTTATCTCCATGTATCGTGCCAGATTATCGGCTATGGTGTTGGAGTTGGTGGCTGGGCTACTGGCCTCAATCTCGGAAGCAAATCTAAGGGTATCCAGTATACCACCCACCGGAACATTGGCATAGCCCTTTTCTCTCTTGCAACCTTACAG GTTTTTGCACTATTTATGAGGCCGAGTAAGGATAACAAGTACAGATTCTATTGGAACATCTACCATCACTTGGTAGGATACACTGTCATTGTCTTGGGCATTGTCAATGTGTTCAAGGGCCTCAAGATCTTGAGTACTGATCATAAATGGACAGTGGGTTACATCATTGCAATTTGCATTCTTGGTGGTGTTGCCTTGTTCTTGGAGGCTGTTACCTGGCTTATAGTTCTCAAGAGGAAGTCCAAGAACCCTACAAAACCTTCTGATGGATCCAACTCTAATGGTGTGCAACGTCCACTGTCTGTCTGA
- the LOC135644846 gene encoding fimbrin-2-like produces the protein MAGFEGVVVSDPWLQNQFTQVELRSLKSQFLASGGGRGSLTLRDLSATMSRLKIAGDCLTEDERAAFLRESYPDLDHHVDFELFLRVYLKMQGRVGAKNSSSAFLKAATTTLLHTISESEKASYVSHINNYLGEDPFLKKYLPIDPTTDDLFEIAKDGVLLCKLINLAVPGTIDERVINTKRVLNLWEKNENLMLFLNSAKAIGCTVVNIGTQDLAEGRPHLVLGLISQIIKIQLLADVNLKNTPQLVELVDDSKDVEELMSLPPEKILLRWMNFQLKKGGFRRLITNFSSDVKDGEAYACLLNVLAPEHSRKPYPSTVKDLLERAKLVLEHADRIGCKRYLTPKDIVEGSPNLNLAFVAHIFQKRNGLSSQMKQVTFLEANSDDPQVSREEKAFRLWINSLGISNINNVFEDLKNGWLLLEVLDKVSPGIVCWKSANKPPIKMLFKKVENCNQVVKIGKQLKFSLVNIAGHDIVQGNKKLILAFLWQLMRYNILQLLKNLRFHSREKEIKDIDILNWANNKVKDSGRYSRLDSFKDRSLSSGIFFLDLLSAVEHRAVNWNLVTKGQSDEEKKMNASYIISVARKLGCSVFLLPKDILEVNQKMMLTLTASIMYWYLKRPITEDGSVSSDGENGSSSESTSSSTSDDSGSESSSDDSGGR, from the exons ATGGCCGGCTTTGAGGGCGTTGTCGTCTCCGATCCATGGCTCCAGAACCAGTTCACCCAGGTCGAGCTCCGTTCCCTCAAATCCCAG TTCCTTGCTAGCGGCGGAGGCCGAGGGTCCCTCACCCTCCGCGATCTATCGGCCACCATGTCGAGGCTGAAGATCGCCGGCGACTGCCTTACCGAGGACGAGCGGGCTGCCTTCCTGAGGGAGTCCTATCCCGACCTCGACCATCATGTCGACTTCGAGCTCTTCCTTCGG GTGTATCTGAAGATGCAAGGGCGGGTTGGTGCCAAGAACTCATCATCGGCCTTCCTCAAGGCCGCCACCACCACTCTGCTCCACACCATCAGTGAGTCCGAGAAAGCCTCCTACGTCTCCCATATCAATAACTACCTTGGCGAGGATCCCTTCCTCAAGAAGTACCTTCCCATCGATCCGACGACCGATGATCTGTTCGAGATAGCCAAGGATGGCGTTCTCCTCTG TAAACTTATCAATTTGGCTGTCCCCGGGACCATCGACGAGCGGGTGATCAACACGAAGAGAGTGCTGAACCTGTGGGAAAAGAACGAGAACCTTATGCTGTTTCTTAATTCAGCCAAGGCCATTGGGTGTACGGTGGTTAATATTGGAACGCAGGACCTAGCTGAAGGGAGG CCTCACCTTGTGCTTGGACTAATATCTCAAATTATCAAG ATTCAACTTCTAGCAGATGTTAACCTGAAGAATACTCCTCAGCTTGTAGAGTTGGTTGATGACAGCAAG GATGTTGAAGAGCTGATGAGTCTGCCACCCGAGAAGATTTTACTTAGGTGGATGAACTTTCAGCTCAAGAAAGGTGGCTTCAGGAGGTTGATAACCAACTTTTCATCAGATGTGAAG GATGGAGAGGCTTATGCATGTTTGCTAAATGTTTTGGCTCCTGAACATAGTAGGAAGCCTTATCCAAGTACAGTGAAAGATCTTCTTGAAAGAGCAAAATTAGTTCTTGAACATGCAGATAGGATTGGTTGCAAAAGATATCTGACCCCTAAAGACATTGTTGAAGGTTCACCAAATCTTAACCTTGCCTTTGTTGCGCATATTTTTCAGAAAAG GAATGGATTATCATCACAGATGAAGCAGGTCACATTTCTTGAAGCAAATTCTGATGATCCACAAGTTTCAAGGGAGGAAAAAGCATTTCGATTATGGATCAACAGTCTtggaatttcaaatataaataaTGTATTTGAAGATCTTAAAAATGG ATGGCTCCTTCTAGAGGTCCTTGACAAGGTCTCTCCAGGAATAGTTTGTTGGAAGTCTGCAAACAAACCTCCAATAAAAATGCTATTCAAGAAAGTAGAGAACTGTAATCAGGTAGTCAAAATTGGGAAACAATTGAAATTTTCCCTGGTTAACATTGCTGGACATGACATTGTACAAGGGAACAAGAAACTCATATTGG CTTTTCTGTGGCAATTGATGAGATACAACATCCTCCAACTTTTGAAAAATTTGAGATTCCATTCTCGTGAAAAGGAGATAAAAGACATTGATATATTGAACTGGGCTAACAATAAAGTAAAGGATTCTGGAAGGTACTCACGGCTGGACAGCTTTAAG GATAGAAGTCTTTCGAGTGGAATTTTTTTCCTTGATTTGCTAAGTGCTGTTGAGCATCGAGCTGTGAATTGGAACCTAGTAACTAAAGGACAAAGCG ATGAAGAGAAGAAAATGAATGCCTCTTATATTATTTCAGTGGCAAGGAAGCTTGGTTGCTCTGTGTTTTTACTTCCAAAAGATATATTGGAG GTGAATCAAAAGATGATGCTTACTCTTACTGCCAGCATCATGTACTGGTACTTAAAGAGGCCAATCACAGAGGACGGATCAGTGTCTTCGGATGGAGAAAATGGAAGTTCATCAGAGAGTACCTCCAGCTCCACTTCAGATGACTCTGGTTCAGAGTCTTCATCTGATGATAGCGGAGGTAGATAA
- the LOC135645412 gene encoding uncharacterized protein LOC135645412, giving the protein MEDVMTRYQVPAFGHWNFSFYDEISISQYFESAREAGLVRPRLFGGDGEDLFRVLSPYKKDQQTAKGKKGGERRGGEKMKSCGKQELRKPKAVDEDLYKIPPETFDQMPKKKKLLSNFCAWCLCLNCIA; this is encoded by the exons ATGGAG GATGTGATGACAAGGTACCAGGTTCCGGCATTTGGTCACTGGAACTTCAGCTTCTACGACGAGATCTCCATCTCTCAGTACTTTGAATCGGCGAGGGAGGCTGGTCTGGTAAGGCCTCGTCTCTTTGGGGGAGATGGTGAGGATCTCTTTCGGGTGTTGTCACCATACAAGAAAGATCAGCAGACCGCAAAG GGGAAGAAGGGAGgagagagaagaggaggggagAAGATGAAGTCCTGTGGGAAGCAGGAGCTTAGGAAGCCCAAGGCTGTTGACGAGGACCTTTACAAGATACCTCCAGAGACGTTTGATCAAATGCCAAAGAAG AAAAAATTGTTGTCCAATTTTTGTGCATGGTGTCTCTGCCTCAATTGCATTGCCTAG
- the LOC103994138 gene encoding small ribosomal subunit protein uS7 — MEIQQDVKLFNRWSFDDVEVSDISLADYIAVTPPKHATYLPHTAGRYSAKRFRKAQCPIIERLTNSLMMHGRNNGKKLMAVRIIKHTMEIIHLLTDANPIQVIVDAIINSGPREDATRIGSAGVVRRQAVDISPLRRVNQAIYLLTTGARESAFRNIKTIAECLADELINAAKGSSNSYAIKKKDEIERVAKANR; from the exons ATGGAGATCCAGCAGGATGTTAAACTCTTCAACCGCTGGTCTTTCGACGACGTCGAG GTCAGTGACATTTCACTTGCAGATTACATTGCAGTGACTCCTCCAAAACATGCTACCTATCTTCCACATACTGCAGGAAGATACTCGGCTAAGAGGTTCCGTAAGGCTCAATGCCCAATTATTGAAAGACTTACCAATTCGTTGATGATGCATGGTCGTAACAATGGGAAGAAGCTAATGGCTGTTCgcattattaaacatacaatgGAGATCATTCATTTGCTTACCGATGCAAACCCAATTCAAGTAATTGTGGATGCAATCATTAACAG TGGTCCAAGGGAAGATGCAACTCGAATTGGGTCTGCTGGTGTCGTTCGACGACAAGCAGTTGATATCTCACCATTGAGGCGAGTCAACCAGGCAATCTACCTCCTCACCACTGGTGCCCGCGAAAGTGCTTTTAGAAACATTAAGACGATTGCAGAGTGCCTCGCTGATGAATTAATTAATGCGGCTAAGGGTTCTTCCAACAG CTATGCTATCAAGAAAAAGGATGAGATTGAACGAGTTGCCAAGGCGAATCGTTGA